The genomic stretch GCTCGACGCCGGTGCCGTGGCCTTTACCGACTGTGACCACGTGGTGACCGACACCAAGGTGTTCTCGCGCGCACTGACCTATGCGCGGTCGCTGGGTGCGCTTGTCATTGCCCATGTGCAGGACCCGGGCCTGAGCAAGGGGGCTTGCGTGACTTCAGGCAAGTTCGCCTCTTTGCGCGGCCTGCCGGGGGTGACGCCGATGGCCGAACGCATGGCGCTGGACCGCGACATCGCGCTGATCGAAATGACCGGCGCGCGTTATCACGTCGACCAGATCACCACCGCCCGCGCCCTGCCCGCGCTGGCGCGGGCCAAGGCCAACGGTCTGGATATCACGGCGGGCACCTCGGTCCACCACCTGACGCTGAACGCGCTGGACGTGGCCGACTATCGCACCTTCTTCAAACTCAAACCGCCCCTGCGCGACGAAGACGACCGCGTGGCGGTGGCCGAAGCCGTCGCCTCGGGGCTGATCGACATCATCTCGTCCATGCACACGCCGCAGGACGAAGAAAGCAAACGCCTGCCCTTCGAAGAAGCCGCAAGCGGGGCCGTGGCGCTGGAAACCTTCCTGCCCGCGGCGCTGCGGCTGGTCCATGCAGGCCTGATCGAACTGCCGCAACTGTGGCGCGCGCTGTCGCTGAATCCGGCCACACGTCTGGGCCTGCCCGCAGGCCGACTGGCCGCAGGTGCCCCCGCCGATCTGGTGCTGTTCGACGCCCATGTCCCTTTTGTCATGGACCGCACGACACTGCGCTCGAAATCCCGCAACACCCCGTTTGACGGCCAGCGTATGCAGGGTAAGGTGCTGGCAACATATGTGGACGGCGCATGTGTTTTTGAAATGGGGGCCTGAATGCCGCTGATCGAAAGCTCGACCTTTACGCTGATTCTATGGTCCTTTATCGGCTATGGGCTGGGGTCCATCCCCTTTGGCCTGCTGCTGACGCAACTGCTGGGCCTTGGCAACCTGCGCGAGATCGGATCGGGCAATATCGGCGCGACCAACGTGCTGCGCACCGGCAACAAGACCGCCGCCGCCCTGACCCTGCTGCTGGACGCGGGCAAAGGCGTGGTGGCCGTGTTGCTGGCGCGGGTCTATGCAGGCGAGGACGCCGCCCAACTGGCCGCGCTTATGGCGATGCTGGGCCATTGTTATCCGGTCTGGCTGGGCTTCAAGGGCGGCAAGGGTGTTGCAACTTTCCTTGGCCTGATGTGGGCGCTGGCATGGCCTGTCGGACTGGGCTGCTGCCTGGCATGGGCGTTCGGCGCCTTCCTGTCGCGGATCTCGTCGATGGGCGGGCTGATGTCTGCGGCAGCGTCGACATTCCTGCTGGTGTTAACCGGCAACGGCTCCATGCTGGCCCTTGGTGTCGCGCTGACAGTGCTGGTGTTCTGGCGCCACCGCGCCAACATCGCGCGCATCCGGCAGGGAACCGAACCCAGAATCGGCCAGAAATCCTGACCCACACACCACGCGCCAGAACGCAATCCGACCCTTCGGGGAGGATTTTTTGAACCAGAGAAGCCGGACGGTCCGGCCCCCAACGCGACCCGCTTCGGCAGCCGCGTCGAGGACCTTCTCCGGTTACAACAGGTCGCATCCCTGCGCCTGCTGCCCCTTGATCCTGCACAGCCATGGTTAACTTGCCGTAAACAGCCCCCCTTCTCTGGTTCTAAAAAATCCCCCCCCCGGAGGGTCGCTGGAAAAATCGTTTGACGTGACTGTCAATTCTGGTATTTCTGTCATTACAGAAATTAGTGAGACACGACATGCACCTGACCCCCGCCATGCAAGACTTTATCCTTCACTGGGGGGAAATGGGCAACAAATGGGGCACCAACCGCTCGGTTGCACAAATCCACGCCCTGTTGCACATCTCGCCCGAACCCTTGACTGCTGAAGACATCTGCGAGCTGCTGAACCTTGCGCGCTCGAACGTGTCGACCGGATTGAAGGAACTGCAAAGTCAGGGGCTGGTCAAAGCCAGCCGGCAGCTGGGCGACCGCCGCGATCATTTTCATTCGATCCGCGACATGTTTGATCTGGTCCAGACGGTCGTGCGCACCCGGCGTGAGCGGGAGTATGCCCCGACGCTGGCCGCCCTGCGCGAGGTCAAAGCGCAGGCCGCCACCGACGCGACCCCCGCAGCCGTGCAAAAACGCATCGACGACACCCTGGAGACGATGCAGCTGTTTGACGACTGGTACACCGACATCGACCGCATTCCGCGCGGCGTGCAACTGTCCCTGCTCAAGATGGGCGCGCGCATTGCCCGCTTTATCCCCAAGGGGAAAACCAAACCCGAGGCGGAGTGATTTTTTCACGACTGGAGATTTCTGAAATGGCAGAAATAACTGCAAATAACGATAGAATTTTCTGGCACGCGCGCCGCACCGGACCCCGATATCTGATTGATCCGGTAGCCTTTTTCGTCGCCCTGTTCGGCGGACCGCTGCTGGTGGCACTGCTGGGCTTCTGGGCGCTCATTCCGGTATTTGCGCTGGTTTTTGGCGGGCCGGTTTACCTGTTGCTGGCCACGCCTGCGCTGTTGATCCATCTGCGCTTTCGCGATGGTGAGACAGGGGGGATCATAACTCTGGCCTTCGCCGTCGTGATTGGTGGCGCAGCCGCAGGCTACGTCTATGGCCTGCTGGTCCCAGACAGCGAGGTGGCGATCATCGCCCTGTTCTACGGTGGCTTCGGCCTGATCCTCGGACCGCTGTGGGCCGGGGCATTCGGCTGGATCTACAACCGGTTGCGCAGCGATTTCAGCCGCGTGCCCCACTGAATTCCTGCATCACAAAGGAGACATATGATGCTGATACTTGCCGTGATTTACCTTGCCATTGCCTTGGGAATGCTCGTCGCCCTGGCAGCCATGATCCTGAAGATCGGCACCCTTTTGGGCCAGTGCCCCGAGGCCCGACACGCAGCACGCGCCGCTGCGGTGACCATTGCCACCGGCTTTTGCGCCATCGGCGCGGGCGGTGTGGCGCTGATCGGTGGCGCACTGCCTTTGATCCAGTCCGAACCAGCCGCTGGGTTGTTGCTGGCGTTGGGGCTGGTTGCGCTGTGTCTGGGGCTTGGCTTTACCCACGCCGTCGGCACCCTGCGCGCCGTGGTCAGTGACACGGCCAAGCCCGATCTGGCGGAAGCCGCAGCGGCCTGACCTGTGCTGACCGGCCCGATAACACCGGGCCGGTCACGCGTTCACATTCTATTAATAGGAATACTCGGCAAAAATCCGGTTCAGATCGCCGTTCCAGTCGCCATTGTAATGGGCCAGCAACTCGTCCGCAGGGGTTTGCCCCGTCTCAACGCTCTCGTGCAGCGCATTCAGGAAATGCGTTTCGTCGGGGATCAGCCCGCCAGCCCCCGGCAAAGCCCGCGCCTGCAAGCCCGCCTTCGAAATCGCCAGAGACTCGCGCGCGATGTCCAGCATCGACACATTGCCCACTTTGGCCTGCAACCCGTCAATCGAAGCCGCAACCCGCAGCCCTTCGCGGGTTTCGGCATCCCAGTCCTTGACCAGATCCCAGGCCGCATCCAGCGCGCCCTGATCATACATCAGCCCGGTCCAGAACGCTGGCAGCGCGCACAGACGCCGCCATGGGCCGCCATCGGCGCCGCGCATTTCGATAAACTTCTTGATCCGCGCCTCGGGGAACGCCGTCGTCAGGTGGTCGGCCCAATCGGACAGGGTCGGCATCTCACCGGGCAGCGCAGGCAATTGACCCTTGAGGAAGTCGCGGAACGACATGCCCAGCGCGTCGATGTATTTGCCGTCGCGGTAGACAAAGTACATGGGCACATCCAGCGCGTATTGCACCCAGGCCTCGAACCCGAAACCGTCCTCGAACACGAACGGCAACATGCCCGTGCGCGCCGGATCCAGATCACGCCAGACCCGGCTGCGCCATGATTTGTGACCGTTCGGCTTGCCCTCGAAAAAGGGCGAGTTGGCAAACAGCGCCACCGCCACCGGCTGCAAGGCCAGTGCCACGCGCAGTTTCTGCACCATGTCCGCCTCGGAGCCGAAATCAAGGTTCACCTGAACCGTGCAGGTGCGCCGCATCATCGTGCGCCCCATGGTGCCAACCTTGCCCATATAGGCATCCATCAGCTTGTAGCGCCCCTTGGGCATCAGCGGCATTTCCTCATGCGTCCAGATCGGGGCAGCGCCCAAGCCGATAAAGCC from Pseudosulfitobacter sp. DSM 107133 encodes the following:
- the pyrC gene encoding dihydroorotase, yielding MTLTLFTNARLIDPEAGQIIDGGLLVEDGKIKDILTQPAENPSTFGADHIVDCAGKYLAPGIIDIGVKVCEPGERHKESFRSAGAAAAAGGVTTIVTRPDTDPAIDNPETLEFVIRRAREAAPVHVLPMAALTKGRMGREMTEISFLLDAGAVAFTDCDHVVTDTKVFSRALTYARSLGALVIAHVQDPGLSKGACVTSGKFASLRGLPGVTPMAERMALDRDIALIEMTGARYHVDQITTARALPALARAKANGLDITAGTSVHHLTLNALDVADYRTFFKLKPPLRDEDDRVAVAEAVASGLIDIISSMHTPQDEESKRLPFEEAASGAVALETFLPAALRLVHAGLIELPQLWRALSLNPATRLGLPAGRLAAGAPADLVLFDAHVPFVMDRTTLRSKSRNTPFDGQRMQGKVLATYVDGACVFEMGA
- the plsY gene encoding glycerol-3-phosphate 1-O-acyltransferase PlsY; this translates as MPLIESSTFTLILWSFIGYGLGSIPFGLLLTQLLGLGNLREIGSGNIGATNVLRTGNKTAAALTLLLDAGKGVVAVLLARVYAGEDAAQLAALMAMLGHCYPVWLGFKGGKGVATFLGLMWALAWPVGLGCCLAWAFGAFLSRISSMGGLMSAAASTFLLVLTGNGSMLALGVALTVLVFWRHRANIARIRQGTEPRIGQKS
- a CDS encoding MarR family transcriptional regulator: MHLTPAMQDFILHWGEMGNKWGTNRSVAQIHALLHISPEPLTAEDICELLNLARSNVSTGLKELQSQGLVKASRQLGDRRDHFHSIRDMFDLVQTVVRTRREREYAPTLAALREVKAQAATDATPAAVQKRIDDTLETMQLFDDWYTDIDRIPRGVQLSLLKMGARIARFIPKGKTKPEAE
- a CDS encoding glutamate--cysteine ligase; translated protein: MSIPQSGGGPIEHHDQLAQYLADGCKPKEDWRIGTEHEKFGYIKDTLEPLPFEGKQSIVAVLEGLRDRYGWSEVREGGHLTGLELNGANVSLEPGGALELSGAPLETIHGTCDEVNDHLRQVKDISDEIGVGFIGLGAAPIWTHEEMPLMPKGRYKLMDAYMGKVGTMGRTMMRRTCTVQVNLDFGSEADMVQKLRVALALQPVAVALFANSPFFEGKPNGHKSWRSRVWRDLDPARTGMLPFVFEDGFGFEAWVQYALDVPMYFVYRDGKYIDALGMSFRDFLKGQLPALPGEMPTLSDWADHLTTAFPEARIKKFIEMRGADGGPWRRLCALPAFWTGLMYDQGALDAAWDLVKDWDAETREGLRVAASIDGLQAKVGNVSMLDIARESLAISKAGLQARALPGAGGLIPDETHFLNALHESVETGQTPADELLAHYNGDWNGDLNRIFAEYSY